From Candidatus Hydrogenedentota bacterium:
AAGGTGGCATCCTTCGTGGCGCCCGGCGGACGCGTCTTGATCGTGGCGCGAGGACGCGACGCGCACGAGCCGGAAGGAAGCATACCCTGGCCGTTGACACGCGAAGAACTGCAACTCTGCACCCTTGAAGGATTGGTGGAAGAATCCTTCGAAGACTATGTCGAAGAAATCGACCCGCCCGTCAGACGGTTCAGGGTTGTCTACGCAAGAACGCGCTAGCGGAGTGGGCGGAAAGCAAGGACAGACACGTCTACGCTTCGCTGCGCTTGTGTCAGACCCTGTTTTCGGCCGCTACTGACTCGATCTTGCGATTCACTGCGCTAGCGCGGACCGTCAGCTTTTTTCGAGGTAGCAAACTGCCTGCTGCCTAAGCGTGTCGGCAACGACGCGATATCTGGCGTTGGCCCCAAGCTTGGACACGTCGTATACCTGCACGATATCGGCGAACTCCTGGGAATCTGGAGCAAACTCGGCGAGGAGACTGGGATACTGCTCAAGCAGGCCCAAATTGAGAACGTGCCCTTCATGCTGGGGGAATAGGGCCAGGTAAAGAATATCCATTTCAACCAGTTCGCTGAAGAAGTGCGTGCCGAGAGAAACGTCGGGCACCAGGTCTTCGCGCATGGCAACGATTTCGCAGAGAATGGAAACGGCATTGATCTCCGCGAATGAGACGGGGACGCCGAGCGACGGCGTGGTCGTGCCCCAGCGTCCGGGGCCAAGCAACATAATGGGCCCGGTTCTACGGTCTCCCAGAGCGCGCATGACTTGACC
This genomic window contains:
- a CDS encoding SAM-dependent methyltransferase, with product KVASFVAPGGRVLIVARGRDAHEPEGSIPWPLTREELQLCTLEGLVEESFEDYVEEIDPPVRRFRVVYARTR